Part of the Bacteroides acidifaciens genome, TGACGGATATGGCGATTTGGGTCTTTCCAAGTCGGAAGATATAAAAGTAATCCGCGATGCAACGCATTTGATTTACTCTCCTACGTTAGACCGCAAGAATGCCGTAAATCCGGAAATTCTGCAACTGATGTCAAAAAACGGTGTTTGGCGGACAAAACCCAGTACGCTCTCCATGACCGCTATGAAGTTGCCGAGTGTGGTAGAGGCCAACAAACTTTCGCTGGTGAATGGTATCGACGGAAGCGTGGCGTGTCTTTCTACCGTCATTGTGGATGAACGCGGACAAATGCACTATTGCTATGATGGTGAAATTTATGAGATGATTGAACCTTACAAGACTCCTTATCGCACGGGAGTGCTTGGTCATAATTTAGGCGAACCGGGACAGATTGCCATATGGGACAATGAAGAAATGGCGTTTGGATATGCAGACATCAGAGGTGGCAAGGCTGAAGTGAATTTTATCTATCAGTATGTAGAAGGGCTTAATGACACGGAGATTGTGTGGATGGGACCTGAGTATGGTGATGGAGACGAGAGTAAAAATTCATTGGGTATCGCCATCGCCCGTCAAAAGGCTACGCAGGATTACATCGTTTATCACTTAGGACGGAATGATGATAAAGAGTATGCAGTGACCCGCAGCGATGCTATCGGACAGTTGATGGGCGGCAATGCGGTTTCTCAGTTTGCCACAGCACCGTATGCATTTCTGCAGCAATTCTTCTACATTTCAGGAAGCAAACTTTATCGTTGCAATGTCAGCAATGGAGAGTCGGTGGAGATTTATGATGCGGAAGGTACGATTTCAAAGATGAAATTCAGAATCTTGAATGAGAACATAGGACGCCCTCACGAAATGCGTATGTTGGGTATGGCTGTAGAGAAAGAAGACGGCACATGGGAGTTGCATCAGATTGAACTTACCATTGCCGGAGACTTAAAGGAAGATAGCGTGAAGAAATTTGCAGGGTTCGGAGCCATCAAAGACTTCTGTTTCTCATTCCGTAATACAGCATCTAATTAAAAAGAATAAAATTTAGTGTGATTATGAAACGTACATTATTATATAGCTTACTGTTGCTTGCGTTGACTGCTTGTCAGGATTACATCACTCCAGAAGTGCCCAAAGATGATTTGTCTTCATGGATGAACGAAGAAGGGCTTGTGAAAGGAGAGGTCTATGTGAAGTTCAAGCAACTGGACAAAGATTTGCAGGTAGTGGCTACTCGTAGCGGTGAAGTGGAAACCGGCAACAAAGATTTGGATGCCGCCGCCGCGAATATAAAGATGCGGCAGATGGAACGCCTGTTCCCTGCCGGAAAGTATGAGAAGCGCACCAGAAAAGCAGGATTGCACCTGTGGTATAAAGTGAAGTTTGACGAAGCCGTCAACGTGGGACAGGCTGTGGATGCTTTTTCCGCATTAGACAATGTGGCTTGCGTGGAGCCTGTGGGCAAGGTGGTGCCTGTTGCGGTGAATCCGCCTAAGGATACTTATTTCGGTTCTCAGTGGTATTTGCACAATACAGGTCAGATTGGTATGATGGAAGGTGCGGATATCAAGATTCTGGATGCTTGGGAACTGACTTCGGGAAGCTCGGATGTAATTGTGGCTGTGATTGATCAGATTGTCGATTTTAGACACATGGAATTGAATCAGTGTATGTGGCGAAATGACGAGGAGGATGAAGATGGCTATGTAGACAACGATGGCAACGGCTATGTGGGCGACTACTATGGATTGGGAGTAAACAACAATACCATTCTCAGCGATGATAAAAGTCATGGAACACACGTAGCGGGAATAATTGGTGCATCTACAGTTACCAATAATTATTTCAATCCTAATGGTATTGCAGGTATAGCTGGTGGTGGTTATCCGATGTACAATCAGGGAGTTCGCATCATGACCTGCGACTTTTCTTACGGCCCTGCCGCCATTAAATATGCGGCGGATATGGGAGCGGTGATTTGCAATAACAGCTATCATGTCGGTACAGGGCAAGCAACCATACAGGCTTTTCAGGAAGCTGTCGACTATTTTGTGGAATATGCAGGTTGTGATGAAAACGGCAATCAGGTAGGCCCGATGAAAGGTGGCTTGGTGATTGCGGCTGTTGCCAACGACGGCGTGAAGAAGGATGCGGTAATTCCCGCCTCTTTGAATCATGTGATATCCGTAGCCAGTGTAAATCCCCGTTTTCAGAAAAGTAGTTTCTCCAATTACGGTTCGTGGGTGTCTATCTCGGCTCCCGGCGGTGGTGGTGATGAAGTTCCTGCCGAATACGATTGGAGTACTTGGGCAATCTGGAGTACGGTGAACAATAACGATTTCAAACCTATGGTCGGCACCTCTATGGCTTCGCCCGTAGTGGCGGGAGTAGCAGCGTTGGTGGTCTCTTACTTGAAAGACAAGGAAGGCGGACTCACTGCCGAAGAGGTGAAACATCGCCTGTTGCAGAATGTCACTCCCATTGCAGAATACAATCCCGAATACGAAGGAATGATTGGCGTAGGTTGTGTCAATGCGTACGGTGCTTTGACGGGAGCCATGAACTGGCCGCCTGTTATCAAGCTGGTTTCGGAAGGACTGGATGTAGAGACCGACAAAGTGCTTTACTACGACGAAGAGGTGAACTACGTGTTTGAACTGAGCGACAAGGAAACCGATACAGTCGGCCTCACCTATGAGGTGGACGACCCTGCCGGTATCTTTAAGCAGACTTTCGCAGATGGAAAACTCATTCTTTCCCTGCGCAACAAGGATATTCAGCCCGGTTCATACAAAGTTTCTCTCTCCGTGACCGACCAGGGAGTAGGAGGAGAAGAGCACCTCAACGTACAGACTACCACTACCGCTTTCACCGTTCGCCTGTTGCCCGAAGTACATACGGAAGCAAGCATCGAAAACACGAACACCGAACTGACGATTGGTGCAAGCGCCACCTTCAGTGGCAAGGTGACCGCACGGATATACGACACGCTCGGCAACTTGGTGCTCGAACAAATGACGAATATCTCGCTCAGTTCTCCCGGCAAAGTCGATATCTCCGGATTGAGCGGCGGTATGTATGTCGTGAAACTGACGTGCAACAATAAAACGATTACTAAGAATATCATAAAACTGTAAGAGTATGAAAAATATAAGATATGGCTTGATGATGTTGCTCTTGTGCGGAGCAACCGCTACCTTTGGACAGGGTGATAACGGAGCGGCTTTGTTTCCCGAACTGACGCCCGATGTGCGCGGTGTAGGAATGGGTAACAGTGGGGTGGCTTCTTCGGCAAACGCATTCTCCATTTGGAGAAATGCTGCCAAGAATGTTTTCTCGGACCGGAAGGCGGAAGTGGCCTACAGTTTTACGCCCTGGATGCGCGAATTGGCTTCGGGCAGCAATCTGCACGCTTTGGCAGGCCATTACCAGTTGGACGACAAGCAGGGAATCCAGGCGGGTTTCCGCTACATCAACCGTCCGGAAGTGGAGCGCGCGGGTGCGGTCTATACCCCCAAGGACTGGAGCATTGACTTGGGATATGCACGCAAGCTCACCGAAGGACTGTCCGTAGGTGCAACGGCACGTTTCGTACGTTCCGCTCTTTTTGACAATGCGGTGGCGAACGGGGTGGCTTTCGACCTCGGTGTCTATTACCAACAGGCCTGGCGCAACAACGACGACGCCCGTTGGAGCTTGGGTTTGCAGGCTTCCAACTTCGGTACGAAAATGGATTACGGATACGGTAAGTATAAGCAGCCTGCCAAAGTGAATGCCGGAGGAGGTGTCGACTATGCATTCAACGACAACCACCGTCTGCAAGGCACGCTCGAAGTGGGCTACCGCGTATGGCCCGGCAGTTGCTGGGAGAGTGCCGTCGGAGCGGAATACACGGCGTTCAAGCTGTTTTCCGTACGCGGCGGATACCACTATGGAGAAGAAAACAACCGTATGCAACGCTACGGCACCATCGGCTGCGGCGTGTATTACAGTATGCTACGTGCCGACTTTGCCTTTATTATTCCTGAGAAAAACAGCTTCCTAAAGAATACATGGCAGGTGTCGTTGGGGGTAGCCTTCTGAACTGAGTCTGAACCAAGAAATAACGAATAGATTAATGTATATGATAAGAAGAATTTTAATAGGATGTGTTTGTCTGTTGTGTAGTGTAGCATGGGAGACAGTGCAAGCTAAGAAAACTGTGTTAAGTGCCGAAATCTACGGTTATCGGGCAGAGATGGTCTATTTTGACTGTTTCCAGACCCCGTTGCTCCGGCAGGAGTTCCATACCAATCCCGGTGAGGAGCATATTTACTCGTTTGATACAGACCGGATGGTGACGTTTGCCATCAACGGCAGGACAACTGTTTTGCTGATGCCGGGCGACAGCCTGCACGTCAACCTTCGTTACGAAGGCAAGCAGGTGCAGTCTGTAGAGTTCAGCGGAACAGCAGAAGCGGTGGCGCAAAACCGCCTGCTGCGCGACATCGAACAGTTGAAACGTACCATGCGCTATAAATCGCAGCTTCTTGCCTGCATCGCCGTAGATGTGAAGCCGAAAGAACGTTTCGAAGCATCACGGATGCTGTTGGAGCAGAGCCGCAAGTTGTTGGAAAAAGCCGGCAAGGAGATTCGTCCCGAAGTGAGCAGCTATGTCTTGGCAGACATCGAAGGAAGCGTATATAATTCGTTTATGGAATATCCGGTGATGTATGCTGAAACCCGCCGTTTGCCGATTGAGAAACAGGAAATCGGCGATTACTGGTCGGTGATGGACGGATACAGCCTGCGCACGGACAAGAACGCCTTGCTGTCTCAGGATTATATCGGGATGCTGATGCGCTATATGTTCTTCGTCAACGAGAAGAAGGCGCACGAGTCGGGCGCAACCTATACGCGCCCCGCTTCCTTCGAAGAGGGATACCGCGCGTATGCTGCATTCTATACAGGCGATGTAAGGGATGTGGTGCTTTATACGATTATCTGCAACTTTATCCGTAGCGGAAAGAATCTCGACCGCATAGATGATGTAGTGAAGGAGTATAAGAAGAAATACAACCGGAACAAGGAATATATACGTATTATAGAAACACTTTTGCAATAAATAGAGAATGAAAAATACATTAATGGCAACGTTGCTTTTGGCAAGTTGCGGACATATGTCATATGCACAGAACAATGTGACTGTGAAAGGACAGATTAAAGGAGTGGAATCGGGGCGCCTGTATATGCTGGCTCCGGTTTCCGAAAAACGGGTGGATACGCTGGGCACTGCCCTTTTCCAAGCCCCCGATTTTGTGTTGGAGGGTAAGTGTGACGAACCGGTGGTGGCACATATCGTTGTAGAGAACTATTCGGGAGGATTCCCCTTCATGGCAGAGCCGGGCGGCTCGTACACTGCTTTGCTTACCAATGGGCGGGAGGCCTACATCCGGGGCGGCAAGTTACAGGACGCCTGGACGGGATACTTGAAGTATTCCACCGAGCAGCGCCAGAAGATAAGCGCAATGAAGCAAAGACACCAGACGTTGGTTGCTGAAAATAAATTCAGAAGTGCCAGTGCGCTGAACGATTCGATTCAGCTTTTGGAGCAACAGGCAAGAAAAGAGACTTACGACTTTTTGGGACAGCACGACGACCTGATTACGGCGCATACTTATCTGGAAAATGCACAGATGCGCGATGCGGGCGCCGAGCAGAGCCGTAAGATGTACGAATCGTTGGGCGAAGGTGCCAGGCAGACGCCCAGTGGCCGTATTTTGAAAGAGCGTTATGAACGGATGGAGCAGACGGAGAAGGGGAGACTTGCCCCCGACTTTACGCTGAGTACTCCGGAAGGCAAGGAAGTGACGCTGAGCAAGGTGGCAGGAAAGGTGAAGATTCTTGATTTCTGGGCTTCGTGGTGCGGACCATGCCGCCTGAACAATCCCGCTCTGAAAAAGGCTTACGAGGAGTATCACGACAAGGGGCTGGAGATTATCAGCGTCTCGCTCGACGACAAGCCGGAACGTTGGAAGGATGCCATTGCCAAAGACGGGCTGACGTGGATAAACGTCTCCTCATTGAAAGGATGGAAATGCGATGTGGCACGGCTTTACAGTGTGAGCGCCGTTCCCGCCATCTTTGTTCTCAACGAGGAAAACCGCATTGTCGCCACCAATCTGAGAGGAGAAAAACTGGCTAAATACTTGGAAGATAACTTAAAGTAACCGTTTCTTCGGTTGCTTTTTAATTAAAACAGATAAAGTATTCATTTTTATATGAGAAGAATAATAGTTTCGGTTGCCGTTGGGATGTTGGCAGGTGTCGGTTGCCTGGCACAAGACGGCGGCAAGTATGTCATTACTGGTGAGATGACACGCGATTCGTTGCGCTTCACTCCGCAAGCGGTCCGCATGATTTATCTGGCGTGCCAGTCCGACGGCAAGGAAGTCAGACTGGATTCTGCCGTTGTAAAGAATAAGACCTTCCGCTTCGAGGGCAAGGCTCCCCGCTTTGTGGAGGCCGCCTATCTCTCCGGATTCGATAACGGAAGCGTGCAGTTATTGCTCGAGCCGGGCAACATCACGGTGCAGCCGTTTGATGCCCACTATCCCGTGTCGGCAAAGGTAAGCGGTACGCCTTGCAACGATGTGATGAACGGCTACTATGCGGTGCGTGCAAAAGATGTGCAGGATTCGAAAGTCCGCATGAACAATCTGTTCAATTCGCTGCCCGAAGAGGTGAAGAACAATCTAGAGCAACAGATGGACTATCAGGGTTCCGTGTTCAATATAAACACCGTGATGCAGAAAGTGGTGGCGCTGGAATACCTGCGCAATCACCTCGACAACGAAGCGGCTTTGTTTATCATCAAGCACGACAGCTACCATCTGTTCCAGCCGAAAACGGTCGAACGTATGTTGCTGCGTGCCGTCTCTCCGCGACTGAGACAGCATCCCGTCTATCGTGAACTGGAGAATAAAATCAAGGCAAGCAACCTCAAGGTAGGTTCGCCCGCGCCTGACATCGCAGGAGTGACGCCGGAAGGCAAGGAGATATCCCTTTCCGACTATAAAGGAAAATATGTACTGTTGGATATCTGGGCTTCGTGGTGCGGACCGTGCCGTCGCGAATTTCCTTATTTGAAGCAGGCGATGACAGCTTCGGAAGCAAACGATAAATTTGTGATACTCAGCTACTCTATCGACAGCAAGGAACGGGATTGGGTGAACAGCATCGAAAAGAATGAGTTGAAACACAAGAACTGGATTCACTTTTCTACCTTGAAAGGATGGTCGTCCGATGCTGTGTCGCTGTTCAACGTGCAGGGAGTGCCTCACACGGTTCTGCTGAATCCGAAAGGAGAAGTGGTGGCTTTCAATCTGCGTGGCGAAGAGATGCTCAACAAGGTGAAGCGAATTATTGAGGGAGTGGAGACGTATGAATAAGAAACGAATAAAAAGAAGCAAGAGAATGTTACGCAAGTGTTATATAGCCGCAGCCTGCCTGGTAGCCTGTATGGGCGGGGTGCAGGCACAAGAGAATACGTGTGTCATCAAAGGACGTATGCTGAAAGATTCGCTGCGCCATACGCCGCAACGGATACAGAAGATTTACCTGACGCAGATGGACGAGTACGAACGCATGATTAATGTCGATTCCGTGAAGCCGGTGAACGGTACTTTCACCTTTACACGTTCTCTGAAACAGGGTGAGCCGGAATTGCTTTATTTTCTGACTGGTTTCGACAACGGCAACGTGCAACTGTTTGTGGAGCCGGGCACAGTGGAAGTGCGCATTCCGGATGCCGCTTTTCCCGCAGGAGGAATGGCAAAGGGAACGCCGACCAACGACCTGTACAACCAGTATAAGGAAATCCGTCGGCTTTGTATCAAGGAGCAGACCGACACCTTGAACGTGTGGCAGGAGAAACATGGAGAGTCGTTCAAGCAATGGATGAGCCGTCCCGAAAATCAGGAAGAGTGGATAAGTGTCGGCGCGGCGGCAATGGTTTCCGCTTCTGCAGCGCAACTCCGTTTTCTGCTCGAACACAACGATTCGCCGTTGGTGCCTTTGATGCTGGAGAAAGAGGTTTATCCGACATTGAGCAAGGCCTATGTGCAGCGTATGCTGAAATCCTTGTCGCCTAAGTTGAAGAAGCACCCGTATTACCGCTCGTTCAGCAACGTAGTGCGTGCGCAGGAGTTGAAAGTAGGCGGCGAGTTGCCCGACATCACGCTTCCTCTTGCTGAAGGCGGGCGCAAGACGCTGGAAGATTTCAAAGGAAAATATGTGTTGCTGGACTTTTGGGCTTCGTGGTGCGGCCCCTGCCGCCGGGAGATTCCCTACCTCATACAGTTGTACAATGAAACACAGGCCGACCGAGACCGCTTTGTGATTGTCAGCTTCTCTTTGGACAACAAGGAGAAGGACTGGAAGAACGCCATCCGCACGCATCAGATGGACAAGGAGGAGTGGACGCACGCTTCCGACCTCTTGGGATGGAGTTCGCCCGCCGCCCGTATGCTGGGAGTGACGGCAGTGCCCAAGACCATCCTGATCGACCCCGAAGGAAGAGTCATTTCCTTCTCCCTGCGCGGCGAGGAAATGGTAAGCCGCGTGAAGCAGATTTTAGCAGGTGCCCCCGCTTTCGGCGAAGGTGACGGCAAGGAAGAGGAGAAGAAATAAGCATCTTCGTGCACACCCCAAAAGACAATTTCATGAAGAAAATAATCGCATACATATGTATTTGTTTGGCCTCACTGACCGCTGCACGCGCACAGTCGGCGGTGGTTGGCGGGCAAGAGACGCTGCCTGTCGACTCGGCGGTGCTCATAGGCAGGCTGCCTAACGGGATTACCTATTATATCCGCCACAACGGCGACCAGCCCCGCCGTGCAGGCTTCTACCTGATTCGCAATGCCGGTTCGCTGTTGGAGACGGATGAGCAGAACGGATTGGCGCATTTCCTGGAGCATATGGCTTTTCAGGGAACGAAGCATTTTCCCGGTAAAGGTATTATCTCGGGACTGGAGAAACACGGTGTGGCGTTCGGGAGCAATATCAACGCCTATACGTCGCACAACGAGACAGTTTACCAACTCACTGACGTGCCTACGCAAAGCGAATCTTTGCTGGACACCTGCCTGTTGATACTGCACGACTGGTCTTACTACCTGTCGTTGGAAGAGAAAGAGATTGACGCAGAACGCAAGGTGATTGTCGAAGAGTGGCGCACCCGCCGAACGTCGGCGGTGCGGATGCAGGAAAAGACAAACCAGGTGCTCTATCAAGGCTCACGGTATGCCGACAGGGATGTCATCGGAACGTTGGACGTCATTCAGCACTTTGCTCCACAGTCGTTGCGCGACTTCTATCACCGATGGTATCGCACCGATTTGGAAGCGATTGCCATTGTGGGCGATTTCGATGCGCGCCGGATGGAAGAAAAGGTGAAGACGCTCTTTGCCGCCATTCCCGCTGTGAAGAATCCGGAGCCGCGTCCGTTCTTTTCGATACCCGACAACGATACGCCCCGCTACGTGCTGGCAACGGACAAGGAAGCCGCCCGCTCTTCGTTGGGGCTGTCCATCCGGCTGAACGACACCCCGGCGTGCGAACGCAATCGCGTGGCTTATCTGCGCGAGAGTCTGATTATCTCGTTCTTTAATTCGATGATGCGGACGCGCATTGCGGAATTGGCACGTCGTCCGGACGCTCCGTTCCGTCATGCGGAGATTGCCTACGGAGATTTGGTACGCGGATATTGTGCATACAATGTCAATGTATCTCCCCGTCCCGGACAGGAAGCCGCAGCATGGGAAGCGGCAATGACCGAGAATGAACGGGTGAAACGCTACGGCTTCACGCCCGAAGAACTGGAGCGCGCCAAGAAAGATATGCTCACGGCACTGGAGAACGGTCGCAGGCGGGGTAAGGCAAACAGCCGTTATGCGCAAGAGATACAGGGACATTTTCTGGAAGGACGACCGCTGCTCAGTCCCTCCGACTATTACCGTTGGGTGAAACGCCTTGTTGCCGACATTAGGGTAGAGGAGGTTTCTGACAGGGCGAAGAAGTGGAACAGCCCGATAAACCGGACATTGCTGGTAGTGGGCTCAGCCAAAGAGAAACATTTGTCGCGCGAGGATATGACGGCTATCATGGAGCGCGTGGAGCACTCCAGTCAGATTCGTCCTTATGCGGTGAATACCCCTTCGGGCGTTCAGCGCAAACTGCTGGATGATGCAGAGCTGCAGGGCGGACAGATTGTGAAGGTGCGTCCCCTGGAGCGTTTTGGCGCCGTAGAGTGGACTTTACAGAATGGTGCCCGCGTGGTGTTCCGCCATAGTGCGAGCAATAAAATCCTTGTTTCCTCCTATAGCAACGGCGGAACCTCTGTCTACGAGGATATCGACTTGCTTCCCGCAGCCGAGAATGCCGCAACGATGGTATCTTCGTTCGGCGTGGGCGACTTTACGCCCGACGAACTGCGGACACTGTTGACCGGTAAGCGGGTGGGATGCAAAGTGAACATCACTCCATGGGATGAGGCGATAGGCGGCTCCTCTGTCGCGGAAGATTTCGAGACGCTCATGCAGTTGATTTACCTACGTTTCGAGAAACCCCGGTTCGACGAAGCATTGTTTGCCACGCTGATGCAGCGCAACTATGCAGCGTTGCAGCAGTATGCCGGACAGCCGCAGACGGTGATGCGGGATTCGCTCCAACAGATTTTGCACAATTACAGTCCCCGTTTCCCGGCTTTCAATAAAGCATACTTGGATAAGATTACGTTGGAAAGATTGAAATATGTCTATTCCGACCGTATCAAGGACGCCAGCGATTTCGTATTCTTTATCATGGGTAATCTGAAGGAGGAAAACGCCCGTCAGATGGTGGAGAAATACATCGGTTCTTTGCGCTCCGAGCACCGCAAAGAGAAGCGTACTCTGCACCGCGAATTGCCGGCAAAGGGGAAGGTAGTGAAAAACATCCGGCTCAACTGGGAGACCCCGAAAGCCACTGTTGTCACCAATTTTTCAACGAAGTTGGAAAATACACCTTACCATAACATTTGCCAAAGCCTGTTGCGCGGCATCTTGCAGTTGCGCTATACGGAAAACATCCGCGAGAAGGAGGGAGGCACATATGGAATCAATATCAATGCTACTTCGTCCCGTCTTCCCGAATCGCGTTACTCTTTTACCATGATATTCGACTGTGCGCCTGAGCGGGAAGCCCATTTGAAGTCGTTGGTACACGCCGAAACGGAACGTCTTGCCGAAGAGGCACCTGGGCAGGATGAGTTTGCAAAGGTGGTTGCCAATCTGCGGAAAAACGACGAACAGTCGAGAAACTCTGACGCCTACTGGATGGCTGCTCTTGCCGCTTATTATACGGAAGGCATCGACATCACCG contains:
- a CDS encoding PKD-like family lipoprotein — translated: MKKNIQIWLLAALLLTGGLAGCYNDKGNYDYKEINEVECSIKAAIKGGNEIVINEMGSSRCKQSPIDVVVVYTPVISQTMAQNEENLVYEWKVTKAGEKAVFTTDKVLELEFPANTATSYSIVFSVTDELTNVSFYKSLSINTSQPYINSWFVLNEKEGVQQLSVIEEPDSVNSIISFDGYGDLGLSKSEDIKVIRDATHLIYSPTLDRKNAVNPEILQLMSKNGVWRTKPSTLSMTAMKLPSVVEANKLSLVNGIDGSVACLSTVIVDERGQMHYCYDGEIYEMIEPYKTPYRTGVLGHNLGEPGQIAIWDNEEMAFGYADIRGGKAEVNFIYQYVEGLNDTEIVWMGPEYGDGDESKNSLGIAIARQKATQDYIVYHLGRNDDKEYAVTRSDAIGQLMGGNAVSQFATAPYAFLQQFFYISGSKLYRCNVSNGESVEIYDAEGTISKMKFRILNENIGRPHEMRMLGMAVEKEDGTWELHQIELTIAGDLKEDSVKKFAGFGAIKDFCFSFRNTASN
- a CDS encoding S8 family serine peptidase, which produces MKRTLLYSLLLLALTACQDYITPEVPKDDLSSWMNEEGLVKGEVYVKFKQLDKDLQVVATRSGEVETGNKDLDAAAANIKMRQMERLFPAGKYEKRTRKAGLHLWYKVKFDEAVNVGQAVDAFSALDNVACVEPVGKVVPVAVNPPKDTYFGSQWYLHNTGQIGMMEGADIKILDAWELTSGSSDVIVAVIDQIVDFRHMELNQCMWRNDEEDEDGYVDNDGNGYVGDYYGLGVNNNTILSDDKSHGTHVAGIIGASTVTNNYFNPNGIAGIAGGGYPMYNQGVRIMTCDFSYGPAAIKYAADMGAVICNNSYHVGTGQATIQAFQEAVDYFVEYAGCDENGNQVGPMKGGLVIAAVANDGVKKDAVIPASLNHVISVASVNPRFQKSSFSNYGSWVSISAPGGGGDEVPAEYDWSTWAIWSTVNNNDFKPMVGTSMASPVVAGVAALVVSYLKDKEGGLTAEEVKHRLLQNVTPIAEYNPEYEGMIGVGCVNAYGALTGAMNWPPVIKLVSEGLDVETDKVLYYDEEVNYVFELSDKETDTVGLTYEVDDPAGIFKQTFADGKLILSLRNKDIQPGSYKVSLSVTDQGVGGEEHLNVQTTTTAFTVRLLPEVHTEASIENTNTELTIGASATFSGKVTARIYDTLGNLVLEQMTNISLSSPGKVDISGLSGGMYVVKLTCNNKTITKNIIKL
- a CDS encoding PorV/PorQ family protein produces the protein MKNIRYGLMMLLLCGATATFGQGDNGAALFPELTPDVRGVGMGNSGVASSANAFSIWRNAAKNVFSDRKAEVAYSFTPWMRELASGSNLHALAGHYQLDDKQGIQAGFRYINRPEVERAGAVYTPKDWSIDLGYARKLTEGLSVGATARFVRSALFDNAVANGVAFDLGVYYQQAWRNNDDARWSLGLQASNFGTKMDYGYGKYKQPAKVNAGGGVDYAFNDNHRLQGTLEVGYRVWPGSCWESAVGAEYTAFKLFSVRGGYHYGEENNRMQRYGTIGCGVYYSMLRADFAFIIPEKNSFLKNTWQVSLGVAF
- a CDS encoding TlpA disulfide reductase family protein produces the protein MKNTLMATLLLASCGHMSYAQNNVTVKGQIKGVESGRLYMLAPVSEKRVDTLGTALFQAPDFVLEGKCDEPVVAHIVVENYSGGFPFMAEPGGSYTALLTNGREAYIRGGKLQDAWTGYLKYSTEQRQKISAMKQRHQTLVAENKFRSASALNDSIQLLEQQARKETYDFLGQHDDLITAHTYLENAQMRDAGAEQSRKMYESLGEGARQTPSGRILKERYERMEQTEKGRLAPDFTLSTPEGKEVTLSKVAGKVKILDFWASWCGPCRLNNPALKKAYEEYHDKGLEIISVSLDDKPERWKDAIAKDGLTWINVSSLKGWKCDVARLYSVSAVPAIFVLNEENRIVATNLRGEKLAKYLEDNLK
- a CDS encoding TlpA disulfide reductase family protein gives rise to the protein MRRIIVSVAVGMLAGVGCLAQDGGKYVITGEMTRDSLRFTPQAVRMIYLACQSDGKEVRLDSAVVKNKTFRFEGKAPRFVEAAYLSGFDNGSVQLLLEPGNITVQPFDAHYPVSAKVSGTPCNDVMNGYYAVRAKDVQDSKVRMNNLFNSLPEEVKNNLEQQMDYQGSVFNINTVMQKVVALEYLRNHLDNEAALFIIKHDSYHLFQPKTVERMLLRAVSPRLRQHPVYRELENKIKASNLKVGSPAPDIAGVTPEGKEISLSDYKGKYVLLDIWASWCGPCRREFPYLKQAMTASEANDKFVILSYSIDSKERDWVNSIEKNELKHKNWIHFSTLKGWSSDAVSLFNVQGVPHTVLLNPKGEVVAFNLRGEEMLNKVKRIIEGVETYE
- a CDS encoding TlpA disulfide reductase family protein; its protein translation is MLRKCYIAAACLVACMGGVQAQENTCVIKGRMLKDSLRHTPQRIQKIYLTQMDEYERMINVDSVKPVNGTFTFTRSLKQGEPELLYFLTGFDNGNVQLFVEPGTVEVRIPDAAFPAGGMAKGTPTNDLYNQYKEIRRLCIKEQTDTLNVWQEKHGESFKQWMSRPENQEEWISVGAAAMVSASAAQLRFLLEHNDSPLVPLMLEKEVYPTLSKAYVQRMLKSLSPKLKKHPYYRSFSNVVRAQELKVGGELPDITLPLAEGGRKTLEDFKGKYVLLDFWASWCGPCRREIPYLIQLYNETQADRDRFVIVSFSLDNKEKDWKNAIRTHQMDKEEWTHASDLLGWSSPAARMLGVTAVPKTILIDPEGRVISFSLRGEEMVSRVKQILAGAPAFGEGDGKEEEKK
- a CDS encoding M16 family metallopeptidase, coding for MKKIIAYICICLASLTAARAQSAVVGGQETLPVDSAVLIGRLPNGITYYIRHNGDQPRRAGFYLIRNAGSLLETDEQNGLAHFLEHMAFQGTKHFPGKGIISGLEKHGVAFGSNINAYTSHNETVYQLTDVPTQSESLLDTCLLILHDWSYYLSLEEKEIDAERKVIVEEWRTRRTSAVRMQEKTNQVLYQGSRYADRDVIGTLDVIQHFAPQSLRDFYHRWYRTDLEAIAIVGDFDARRMEEKVKTLFAAIPAVKNPEPRPFFSIPDNDTPRYVLATDKEAARSSLGLSIRLNDTPACERNRVAYLRESLIISFFNSMMRTRIAELARRPDAPFRHAEIAYGDLVRGYCAYNVNVSPRPGQEAAAWEAAMTENERVKRYGFTPEELERAKKDMLTALENGRRRGKANSRYAQEIQGHFLEGRPLLSPSDYYRWVKRLVADIRVEEVSDRAKKWNSPINRTLLVVGSAKEKHLSREDMTAIMERVEHSSQIRPYAVNTPSGVQRKLLDDAELQGGQIVKVRPLERFGAVEWTLQNGARVVFRHSASNKILVSSYSNGGTSVYEDIDLLPAAENAATMVSSFGVGDFTPDELRTLLTGKRVGCKVNITPWDEAIGGSSVAEDFETLMQLIYLRFEKPRFDEALFATLMQRNYAALQQYAGQPQTVMRDSLQQILHNYSPRFPAFNKAYLDKITLERLKYVYSDRIKDASDFVFFIMGNLKEENARQMVEKYIGSLRSEHRKEKRTLHRELPAKGKVVKNIRLNWETPKATVVTNFSTKLENTPYHNICQSLLRGILQLRYTENIREKEGGTYGININATSSRLPESRYSFTMIFDCAPEREAHLKSLVHAETERLAEEAPGQDEFAKVVANLRKNDEQSRNSDAYWMAALAAYYTEGIDITAPENFDKILERLTPADIHKFAKKMFKKSYVVDLTFKSK